The following are encoded together in the Proteiniphilum saccharofermentans genome:
- a CDS encoding DUF2851 family protein, with translation MPCKEELLHYIWKFRLYPPDSLETMDGRRVEVIDPGIHNLHAGPDFFNAKVKIGDELWAGDIEIHRSSDEWERHGHHTDKTYNSVILHLSERLNRIIKNEKGQQIPQCKLSVPDEIRKNADYLIYSHSAVPCKDHLSSLPEVLIRSFLGRLAIERLERKTNDIFTHLDRFHQSWDEVFYVLLTRNFGFGLNSDTFERLALSLPFKCIRRHGDSLFQVEALLFGQAGLLEESGYREGKSGYFLQLQNEYRFLRSKYSLTPLEGYLFKRMRVRPHSFPEIRIAQLAALLQSSGRLFSLVLEQKETDDWMSLFRASPSLYWHTHYSFGKQSPESDRQLGNTSRQILLINTVVPILFAYGKKMSTESYCDRAIHLLESLGPERNVIISEFSDAGVIPRNSFETQALIQLRRVYCDTRKCLFCRIGHQLLSRN, from the coding sequence ATGCCTTGTAAAGAAGAACTGTTACATTATATATGGAAGTTCAGGCTTTATCCCCCCGATTCGCTCGAAACGATGGATGGGCGAAGGGTAGAGGTGATTGATCCTGGAATACACAATCTGCATGCAGGGCCCGATTTCTTTAATGCCAAGGTGAAAATCGGTGATGAGCTCTGGGCCGGAGATATAGAGATCCATCGCTCTTCCGATGAATGGGAGCGGCATGGGCATCATACCGACAAGACCTACAATTCTGTGATCCTGCACCTGTCGGAGCGTCTGAACAGGATAATAAAAAATGAGAAAGGGCAACAAATACCACAGTGCAAGCTGTCTGTCCCCGATGAGATACGAAAAAATGCTGACTATCTTATTTATAGCCATAGCGCTGTTCCATGCAAGGATCATCTTTCTTCACTTCCGGAGGTGTTGATCCGCTCATTCCTTGGCCGGTTGGCAATTGAGCGGTTGGAAAGAAAAACCAACGATATCTTTACTCATCTGGATCGTTTTCATCAATCGTGGGATGAGGTGTTCTATGTATTGCTTACGCGTAATTTCGGATTCGGACTGAATAGCGATACATTTGAACGACTCGCACTTTCGTTACCATTCAAATGTATCCGGCGGCACGGCGACAGCCTGTTTCAGGTGGAGGCGTTGTTGTTCGGACAGGCCGGGTTATTGGAGGAGTCCGGATACCGGGAAGGTAAGAGTGGCTATTTCCTGCAGTTGCAGAATGAATACCGTTTCCTGAGAAGTAAATATTCATTGACACCCCTGGAGGGTTACCTGTTCAAAAGAATGAGAGTCCGCCCACATTCATTCCCTGAAATACGTATCGCACAACTGGCGGCTTTACTGCAGTCGTCAGGCAGGCTGTTCTCTTTGGTCCTTGAGCAAAAGGAGACCGATGACTGGATGTCACTGTTCCGGGCATCCCCTTCCCTATATTGGCATACCCATTATTCTTTCGGAAAACAGTCTCCCGAGTCAGATAGACAATTGGGCAATACATCGAGGCAGATTCTGTTGATTAACACTGTGGTACCTATATTATTCGCTTACGGTAAAAAAATGTCCACAGAGAGCTATTGCGACAGAGCTATTCATCTTTTAGAGTCATTAGGGCCGGAGAGAAACGTGATCATATCCGAATTCTCTGACGCGGGAGTGATTCCTCGAAACTCATTTGAGACGCAAGCCCTTATACAACTGCGAAGGGTCT